The following are from one region of the Falco biarmicus isolate bFalBia1 chromosome 1, bFalBia1.pri, whole genome shotgun sequence genome:
- the SUSD2 gene encoding LOW QUALITY PROTEIN: sushi domain-containing protein 2 (The sequence of the model RefSeq protein was modified relative to this genomic sequence to represent the inferred CDS: inserted 1 base in 1 codon): protein MKFLGIDVAFFTLFTLIALWNAGAQDSCAYRCGELLGTCSCQATCQSLGVCCPDYKEFCLQISPYSGSLMGGKDFSIENTAFNASSVITCRFKQKIKTSGYVAKDGKAHCISPLLYETGFIPFDVSADDGLMFPYSGTWLSVHHNKVSDAEKCTLVNETKWQYYGTPNTDGNLTLTWTQQTLATTHVNIEVWGYQETGDSYSENWLAEWKYLYTLAKEIPNTGKFSFIPVPAKGNYNTWDFGILRIAPSSYSEGQSNIPSVWSSEHALAWHLGKDFRNDPNAWATAKCIEWDRKEEKLPNFIEEIADCPCTLAQARADTGRFHTDYGCDIEKGSVCTYHPGAVHCVRAIQASRQFGAGQQCCYDSAGAQILTRDSIGGSTPDRGHDWGSPPFLQPPRIPGFSHWLYDVISFYYCCLWSDNCHFYMKRRPSSDCKTYRPPHAASALGDPHFFTFDGLNFTFKGQGEYTLVESDLTSLRVQGRTEQARLPNGSGAQVTGLSAVAMRENNSDVIEVRYAQDLTLEVLLNQKIISFSEQSWMDLKGLFLHSTPDQNITVMFSSGSGVEIRGSGGFLTVTVLLPEKFMNHTQGLFGVMNGHTEDEYTFKNKTTLSAHANPQELFEFGANWAVENGTSLFTYDTEFLLNNFFYGEKHNASFLPVFFPYEDPADPLVKEMVLVCGSDPFCRFDVLTTRSLQVGSSTRLAHQSHKLRVENLKPVISCGWLDHPANGRKNGTKYLLGSTISFICDQGYELTGPKERICQVTGTWSGDTPSCVLQTDINQVILLGCVFGIVGLGVLARLTVLCRKERHKGNQKLVSEVPVGSEQXNNEIPEEFLMKYRKSIAED from the exons ATGAAATTCCTTGGCATAGATGTTGCTTTCTTCACTCTCTTCACCCTCATTGCTCTTTGGAATGCAG GAGCTCAAGACTCTTGCGCATACCGATGTGGGGAGCTCCTTGGTACCTGTTCTTGCCAAGCAACGTGCCAGTCCTTGGGGGTTTGCTGTCCTGATTATAAAGAATTTTGCCTTCAGATTTCTCCATACTCAGGATCTCTGATGGGAGGCAAAGACTTCTCaattgaaaatacagcttttaatgCCTCTTCTGTGATAACGTGCAG GTTCAAgcagaaaatcaaaaccagtgGCTATGTTGCTAAGGATGGAAAAGCCCACTGCATCTCCCCATTGCTGTACGAGACTGGTTTCATCCCTTTTGACGTTTCTGCAGATGATGGGCTGATGTTTCCATACTCTGGAACTTGGTTATCAG TACATCACAACAAAGtttcagatgcagaaaaatgcaCGTTGGTAAATGAGACAAAATGGCAGTACTATGGCACCCCCAACACTGACGGGAACTTAACTCTTACCTGGACGCAGCAGACACTTGCAACAACCCACGTCAACATAGAAGTCTGGGGATACCAGGAAACAG GTGATAGTTACTCGGAAAACTGGTTGGCCGAATGGAAATACCTTTACACTTTGGCAAAAGAAATCCCCAACACCGGGAAATTCTCTTTCATTCCTGTACCCGCTAAAGGGAATTACAATACGTGGGACTTCGGAATTTTGAGAATTGCACCCAGCAGCTATTCTGAGGGGCAGAG caacaTTCCGTCAGTCTGGAGCTCAGAGCATGCATTGGCTTGGCACCTTGGGAAAGACTTCAGAAATGACCCAAATGCATGGGCAACTGCAAAATGTATAGAATGggacagaaaggaggaaaagcttCCAAACTTCATAGAAGAAATTGCAGATTGCCCTTGCACCTTGGCACAGGCAAGAGCTGACACTGGCAGGTTCCAT ACGGATTATGGCTGTGACATTGAAAAGGGGAGTGTGTGTACTTACCACCCAGGTGCTGTGCATTGTGTAAGAGCCATTCAAGCCAG CCGGCAGTTCGGGGCAGGACAGCAGTGCTGCTACGACTCTGCGGGGGCCCAGATCCTCACGCGTGACTCCATCGGCGGCAGCACGCCCGACCGGGGCCACGACTGGGGTTCGCCGCCGTTCCTGCAGCCGCCACGGATACCTGGCTTTTCTCACTGGCTTTACGATGTCATCAGCTTCTACTACTGCTGCCTGTGGTCTGACAATTGTCACTTCTATATGAAGAGGCGTCCTTCCAGCGACTGCAAGACGTACCGCCCGCCTCACGCTG catcTGCTTTGGGGGATCCTCACTTCTTCACATTTGATGGTCTGAACTTCACCTTCAAAGGCCAAGGAGAATACACGTTGGTGGAGTCTGACCTCACGTCCCTAAGAGTGCAGGGGAGGACAGAGCAGGCACGCCTGCCCAATG GATCTGGGGCTCAGGTGACAGGCTTGTCTGCGGTGGCCATGCGGGAGAACAACTCAGACGTGATTGAGGTACGCTACGCACAGGATTTAACTCTGGAGGTCCTGTTGAACCAGAAGATCATCAGCTTCTCTGAGCAAAGTTGGATGGACCTGAAAG GTCTCTTCCTCCATTCTACACCTGACCAGAACATCACAGTGATGTTCTCTTCTGGGTCTGGAGTGGAAATAAGGGGAAGCGGAGGATTTCTGACCGTGACAGTTTTGCTCCCAGAGAAGTTTATGAATCACACTCAGGGTCTGTTTGGGGTGATGAATGGCCACACAGAGGATGAGTATACCTTCAAGAATAAAACCACCTTGTCAGCTCATGCAAATCCCCAGGAGCTGTTTGAGTTTGGAGCAAACT GGGCTGTTGAAAATGGAACTTCTCTCTTTACTTACGACACGGAGTTCCTACTGAACAATTTCTTTTATGGGGAAAAGCACAATGCTTCCTTTCTGCCCGTGTTCTTTCCTTATGAAGACCCTGCCGATCCCCTGGTGAAGGAGATGGTCCTGGTCTGTGGCTCTGACCCCTTCTGCAGATTCGATGTCCTAACAACAAGAAGCCTTCAAGTGGGAAGTTCCACAAGACTAGCTCATCAAAGTCACAAGCTGCGGGTAGAAAATCTAAAGCCAG TGATCTCTTGTGGCTGGCTGGATCATCCAGCCAACGGACGGAAGAACGGAACTAAATACCTGCTGGGCTCAACCATCAGTTTCATCTGCGACCAGGGCTATGAACTCACTGGGCCAAAGGAAAGAATTTGCCAAGTGACAGGGACCTGGTCTGGAGACACccccagctgtgtcctgcaaACAg